In Prunus dulcis chromosome 1, ALMONDv2, whole genome shotgun sequence, the following are encoded in one genomic region:
- the LOC117618312 gene encoding LOB domain-containing protein 22-like, with product MKHQTCAACRFQRKKCTEDCLMAPYFPATRFQQFLNAHKLFGVGKITKTLNSVSPQQRSSAMYSVKAEAEYRARDPVGGCYNEIKSLLWKIRTTEDELQHVHSQLCMFRAGGENAMAHPLDGYVYNVVQDVEYHSQLHHQLQQNIVQERSLI from the coding sequence ATGAAGCACCAAACTTGTGCCGCTTGTAGATTCCAGCGCAAGAAATGTACCGAAGACTGCCTCATGGCCCCATATTTCCCTGCAACCAGGTTTCAACAATTTCTGAATGCACACAAACTGTTTGGTGTGGGCAAAATCACCAAAACCCTCAACAGCGTCTCACCTCAGCAGAGAAGCTCTGCCATGTACAGCGTCAAAGCCGAAGCCGAGTACCGTGCCAGGGACCCTGTTGGTGGCTGCTACAATGAAATAAAGTCGTTGCTGTGGAAGATCAGAACAACTGAGGATGAACTCCAACATGTACATTCTCAGCTTTGCATGTTTCGTGCCGGAGGAGAGAATGCTATGGCTCATCCTTTGGACGGCTATGTATACAATGTCGTTCAAGATGTTGAATATCATTCGCAGCTTCATCATCAACTACAGCAGAACATTGTTCAAGAACGGAGTTTGATTTAA